Within Serratia odorifera, the genomic segment ATGATATTGGAAACCGGAACGGTCAAAGGAAACATCTTTGATGCCTTTTTCCAACGCGCGCTCAGCGATAGCTTTACCTACTGCTGCTGCTGCGTCTTTGTTACCGGAAAACTTCAGTTGCTCAGTGATAGCTTTTTCTAAAGTAGAAGCTGCTACCAATACTTCAGAACCGTTCGGAGCAATTACCTGTGCGTAAATGTGACGCGGGGTACGATGTACCACCAGGCGGGTTGCACCCAGTTCTTTGAGCTTGCGGCGTGCGCGGGTCGCACGACGGATACGAGCAGATTTCTTATCCATAGTGTTACCTTACTTCTTCTTAGCCTCTTTGATACGCACGACTTCGTCGGCGTAACGAACACCCTTGCCTTTGTAAGGCTCAGGACGACGGTAGGCACGCAGATCTGCAGCAACCTGGCCAATAATCTGCTTATCAGCGCCTTTCAGCACGATTTCAGTTTGGCTAGGACATTCAGCAGTAACACCTGCTGGCAGCTGGTGATCGACAGGGTGAGAGAAGCCCAGGGCTAAATTCACCACATTGCCTTTAACAGCAGCACGATAACCAACGCCTACCAGTTGAAGCTTCTTGGTGAAGCCTTCGGTAACACCGATAACCATTGCGTTCAGCAGAGCGCGCGTAGTACCCGCTTGGGCCCATGCGTTCACAAAGCCTTCGCGTGGTGCGAAAGTCAGTGCGTTAGCTTCTTGCTTCACTTCAACGGCTTCGTGGACTGTACGAGTCAGCTCGCCGTTCTTACCCTTAATCGAAATAACCTGACCGTTGAGTTTTACCTCTACGCCGGCAGGAATGACGACGGGTGCTTTTGCAACACGAGACATTCTTTCCTCCCGAATTAAGCTACGTAGCAGATAATCTCGCCACCAAGACCAGCCTGGCGAGCTGCACGATCGGTCATAACACCTTTAGAGGTAGAAACAACAGCGATCCCCAAACCGGCCATAACTTTTGGCAACGCATCTTTTTTCTTATAGATACGCAGACCTGGACGGCTGATACGCTGAATGCTTTCTACCACAGCTTTGCCCTGGAAGTACTTCAGTACCAGTTCCAGAACAGGCTTGGCGTCGCCTTCGATTTTGAAATCTTCAATAAAACCTTCTTCCTTCAGCACGTTGGCAATCGCCACTTTCAGCTTGGAGGAAGGCATGGTGACCGCAACTTTGTTCGCGGCTTGACCGTTACGGATACGGGTCAGCATATCCGCGATCGGATCTTGCATGCTCATCTGTCTTTACTCCCGTGATTCAATTGGTGACAATTACCAGCTAGCCTTTTTCAAGCCTGGTACTTCACCGCGCATGGCGGCTTCACGCAGTTTGATACGGCTCAACCCGAATTTGCCCACATAACCATGTGGACGGCCAGTTTGGCGGCAGCGATTACGCTGACGGGACGGGCTGGAATCACGCGGCAGAGTTTGCAGCTTGAGAACGGCATTCCAACGATCTTCATCGGAAGCGTTCACATCAGAGATAATAGCTTTCAGTTCAGCGCGTTTTGCAAAGAACTTGTCAGCTAATTTCACGCGCTTTACTTCGCGTGCTTTCATTGATTGCTTAGCCATCAGTAACCCTGCCTTACTTGCGGAACGGGAAGTTAAAAGCAGCCAACAGTGCGCGGCCTTCATCATCAGAGTTCGCAGTAGTGGTAATGGTAATATCCAAACCACGGACGCGATCGACTTTGTCGTAGTCGATTTCTGGGAAGATGATTTGCTCACGCACACCCATGCTGTAGTTGCCACGGCCGTCGAATGACTTGGCGGACAAGCCACGGAAGTCACGGATACGTGGAACAGCAATGGAAATCAGACGCTCAAAGAACTCCCACATGCGTTCGCCACGCAGAGTTACTTTACAGCCGATCGGATAGCCCTGGCGGATTTTGAAGCCTGCAACAGATTTGCGTGCTTTGGTGATCAACGGCTTTTGACCGGAGATTGCTGCCAAGTCGGCTGCTGCGTTATCCAGCAGTTTCTTGTCAGCGATCGCTTCACCAACACCCATGTTCAGGGTGATCTTCTCGACCCGAGGGACTTGCATGACAGAATTGTAGTTAAACTGAGACATCAGTTGTTTAACTACCTCGTCTTTGTAGTAATCATGCAGTTTCGCCATCGTATTACTCCAAATTACTTGATAGTTTCGCTGTTAGATTTGAAGAAACGGACTTTTTTGCCGTCTTCGAATCTAAAGCCTACACGGTCAGCCTTACCGGTAGCCGCATTGAAGAGAGCAACGTTAGAAACCTGAATTGCAGCTTCTTTTTCAACGATGCCACCTGGTTGGTTCAGAGCCGGAACCGGCTTCTGATGTTTCTTCACCAGGTTGATACCTTCAACAATGACCTTACCAGCAGACAGGACATTTTTTACTTTACCGCGCTTACCTTTGTCTTTCCCGGTAATCACGATAACTTCGTCATCACGACGGATTTTCGCTGCCATGGTTCGCTCCTTAGAGTACTTCTGGGGCCAGAGAGATAATTTTCATGAACTTCTCATTACGCAGTTCACGAGTTACCGGCCCAAAAATACGCGTACCGATTGGCTGCTCGCTGTTATTGTTTAAAATAACGCATGCATTACCATCGAAGCGAATGACAGAACCGTCCGGGCGA encodes:
- the rplF gene encoding 50S ribosomal protein L6, whose amino-acid sequence is MSRVAKAPVVIPAGVEVKLNGQVISIKGKNGELTRTVHEAVEVKQEANALTFAPREGFVNAWAQAGTTRALLNAMVIGVTEGFTKKLQLVGVGYRAAVKGNVVNLALGFSHPVDHQLPAGVTAECPSQTEIVLKGADKQIIGQVAADLRAYRRPEPYKGKGVRYADEVVRIKEAKKK
- the rplR gene encoding 50S ribosomal protein L18, translated to MDKKSARIRRATRARRKLKELGATRLVVHRTPRHIYAQVIAPNGSEVLVAASTLEKAITEQLKFSGNKDAAAAVGKAIAERALEKGIKDVSFDRSGFQYHGRVQALADAAREAGLQF
- the rpsH gene encoding 30S ribosomal protein S8, with translation MSMQDPIADMLTRIRNGQAANKVAVTMPSSKLKVAIANVLKEEGFIEDFKIEGDAKPVLELVLKYFQGKAVVESIQRISRPGLRIYKKKDALPKVMAGLGIAVVSTSKGVMTDRAARQAGLGGEIICYVA
- the rpsN gene encoding 30S ribosomal protein S14 — protein: MAKQSMKAREVKRVKLADKFFAKRAELKAIISDVNASDEDRWNAVLKLQTLPRDSSPSRQRNRCRQTGRPHGYVGKFGLSRIKLREAAMRGEVPGLKKASW
- the rplX gene encoding 50S ribosomal protein L24 — translated: MAAKIRRDDEVIVITGKDKGKRGKVKNVLSAGKVIVEGINLVKKHQKPVPALNQPGGIVEKEAAIQVSNVALFNAATGKADRVGFRFEDGKKVRFFKSNSETIK
- the rplE gene encoding 50S ribosomal protein L5, translating into MAKLHDYYKDEVVKQLMSQFNYNSVMQVPRVEKITLNMGVGEAIADKKLLDNAAADLAAISGQKPLITKARKSVAGFKIRQGYPIGCKVTLRGERMWEFFERLISIAVPRIRDFRGLSAKSFDGRGNYSMGVREQIIFPEIDYDKVDRVRGLDITITTTANSDDEGRALLAAFNFPFRK